Proteins found in one Sorghum bicolor cultivar BTx623 chromosome 1, Sorghum_bicolor_NCBIv3, whole genome shotgun sequence genomic segment:
- the LOC8065801 gene encoding uncharacterized protein LOC8065801 isoform X1: MAHQEIEHTQLPVRGINLHVAQVGKAGDLGTVVFLHGFPEIWYSWRHQMLAVAAAGYRAVAPDCRGYGLSDQPPVNEEDSWVWDDLVADVLSILDALSVPKAFLVGKDFGAVPAYEFALQHPDRTCGVVCLGIPFSPVPFSFDDAMPEGFYVLRWGVPGRAEADFGRFDVRRVVRTVYVLFSGADIPIAKEGQEIMDLADLSTPLPEWFTEEDLDVYAKLYEKSGFRYPLQMPYRSLHKMPNRLDAKFQVPVFMVMGEKDYCFKFPGFETAMRSGIMNNFMPDLKITYIPEGSHFVQEQLPEQVNELLLDFLKAKGHPVAS; encoded by the exons ATGGCGCATCAGGAGATCGAGCACACCCAGCTCCCCGTCCGCGGGATCAACCTCCACGTCGCTCAGGTCGGCAAAG CAGGTGACCTGGGCACGGTGGTGTTCCTGCACGGCTTCCCGGAGATATGGTACTCTTGGCGCCACCAGATGCTGGCCGTGGCCGCCGCGGGGTACCGCGCCGTCGCGCCGGACTGCCGCGGGTACGGCCTGTCCGACCAGCCGCCGGTGAACGAGGAGGACTCCTGGGTCTgggacgacctcgtcgccgacGTGCTCTCCATCCTCGACGCGCTCTCCGTCCCAAAG GCGTTCTTGGTGGGCAAGGACTTCGGCGCCGTGCCGGCGTACGAGTTCGCGCTGCAGCACCCGGACCGCACCTGCGGCGTGGTGTGCCTCGGCATCCCCTTCAGCCCCGTTCCCTTCTCCTTCGACGACGCCATGCCCGAGGGCTTCTACGTCCTGCGCTGGGGT gTGCCTGGCAGAGCGGAGGCTGACTTCGGCCGGTTCGACGTGAGGCGCGTGGTGCGCACCGTCTACGTGCTCTTCTCCGGCGCCGACATCCCGATCGCCAAGGAAGGGCAGGAGATCATGgacctggccgacctgtccacGCCCCTCCCGGAGTGGTTCACCGAGGAGGACCTGGACGTCTACGCCAAGCTCTACGAGAAGTCCGGCTTCCGCTACCCACTCCAGATGCCATACAG GTCTTTACACAAGATGCCGAACCGGCTGGACGCCAAGTTCCAGGTGCCGGTGTTCATGGTGATGGGGGAGAAGGACTACTGCTTCAAGTTCCCGGGGTTCGAGACCGCCATGCGCAGCGGAATCATGAACAACTTCATGCCGGACCTCAAGATCACCTACATCCCGGAGGGGAGCCACTTCGTGCAGGAGCAGCTCCCGGAGCAGGTCAACGAGCTCCTCCTCGACTTCCTCAAGGCCAAGGGCCACCCCGTCGCATCGTGA
- the LOC8065801 gene encoding uncharacterized protein LOC8065801 isoform X2, producing MAHQEIEHTQLPVRGINLHVAQVGKGDLGTVVFLHGFPEIWYSWRHQMLAVAAAGYRAVAPDCRGYGLSDQPPVNEEDSWVWDDLVADVLSILDALSVPKAFLVGKDFGAVPAYEFALQHPDRTCGVVCLGIPFSPVPFSFDDAMPEGFYVLRWGVPGRAEADFGRFDVRRVVRTVYVLFSGADIPIAKEGQEIMDLADLSTPLPEWFTEEDLDVYAKLYEKSGFRYPLQMPYRSLHKMPNRLDAKFQVPVFMVMGEKDYCFKFPGFETAMRSGIMNNFMPDLKITYIPEGSHFVQEQLPEQVNELLLDFLKAKGHPVAS from the exons ATGGCGCATCAGGAGATCGAGCACACCCAGCTCCCCGTCCGCGGGATCAACCTCCACGTCGCTCAGGTCGGCAAAG GTGACCTGGGCACGGTGGTGTTCCTGCACGGCTTCCCGGAGATATGGTACTCTTGGCGCCACCAGATGCTGGCCGTGGCCGCCGCGGGGTACCGCGCCGTCGCGCCGGACTGCCGCGGGTACGGCCTGTCCGACCAGCCGCCGGTGAACGAGGAGGACTCCTGGGTCTgggacgacctcgtcgccgacGTGCTCTCCATCCTCGACGCGCTCTCCGTCCCAAAG GCGTTCTTGGTGGGCAAGGACTTCGGCGCCGTGCCGGCGTACGAGTTCGCGCTGCAGCACCCGGACCGCACCTGCGGCGTGGTGTGCCTCGGCATCCCCTTCAGCCCCGTTCCCTTCTCCTTCGACGACGCCATGCCCGAGGGCTTCTACGTCCTGCGCTGGGGT gTGCCTGGCAGAGCGGAGGCTGACTTCGGCCGGTTCGACGTGAGGCGCGTGGTGCGCACCGTCTACGTGCTCTTCTCCGGCGCCGACATCCCGATCGCCAAGGAAGGGCAGGAGATCATGgacctggccgacctgtccacGCCCCTCCCGGAGTGGTTCACCGAGGAGGACCTGGACGTCTACGCCAAGCTCTACGAGAAGTCCGGCTTCCGCTACCCACTCCAGATGCCATACAG GTCTTTACACAAGATGCCGAACCGGCTGGACGCCAAGTTCCAGGTGCCGGTGTTCATGGTGATGGGGGAGAAGGACTACTGCTTCAAGTTCCCGGGGTTCGAGACCGCCATGCGCAGCGGAATCATGAACAACTTCATGCCGGACCTCAAGATCACCTACATCCCGGAGGGGAGCCACTTCGTGCAGGAGCAGCTCCCGGAGCAGGTCAACGAGCTCCTCCTCGACTTCCTCAAGGCCAAGGGCCACCCCGTCGCATCGTGA